The following is a genomic window from Candidatus Bathyarchaeota archaeon.
TTATCTTTGTTTGAAATATGGCCTTACTTTCACTCAACTTCATTCCCTCCGCCAGTATTACCTGGATCAGGTTCAAAGGGTTAATGGGTTTCACCCATCTTCTCAGCCGGGTCACGTTCCCAGCTCCCCTGCTAGAGCATAAAAAAGGAATCAAATATATAACAGTAACGATGCAAATGGCAGTCTGCCAAAACATAGAATAGGGGAGACTCCTTTAAGCACTGAAAAGGAGTTCTCGCCTTGGTCAACACTGGTCTTGTCGGAAGATGTGGTCTTTATTGTGGTGCTTGTGAGATTTATAGAGCTCATAAAGACGGTGGGAAGTATCGTCAACGAGTAGCAGCTTTTCTTAAGTGCCCTCCAGAGAAAGTGCGATGCGAAGGTTGCCAAGTTTTAACTCCTGAATGCTGGGGCAACGATTGCAAAATCCTCCAATGCTTAAACGCGAAAGGATTCAAGTTTTGCTATGAATGCCTTAACTATAAGGAGCATGATTGCGAAAAATTCGAGAGGTTCTCGGAAGCATACTTGAAAGAAGACGGAGTAGATTTGAGAGCTAATCTATCGAGAATTGAAGCAGGCGAGGTTGAGGATTGGCAAAAGAAGTCTAAGGAGAAGTTCCGCTGTCCATATTGCGGTAAACCCCTGTCTTTCGGCGCATTTAGAAAGAAGTGCTACCACTGCGGTAGAGACCTTCACATTAGAACATGATATGGCGGTCGCATATTGAAAATCCATTTTCCATTTAAAGCGAAAATAGTCTACTTAATCTTATCCAAAAAACCAGAAGAAGCGTTAGAGCAGCTTAGCAGGTACTACAATGTTGAAATTCCTAAAGTGAGAATCGGCATGCCGAAGGGCCACGCGAAAAATCGGGGTTGTTATGTTGTTAGAAAGAAGACAATATACTTCTCAAACCAAGATGCTCTTTATAACCCACATGTTGTACTCCACGAATTCTATCATCACTTACGCACTCGAGGAGAAAAACATAGAGGCACCGAAAAACTAGCTGATGCATTCGCTAAAAATTTTCTAGAAGTTTATAGACAGATGCCCGGCATCCACGGTGACCAGATAGAAACCGATACAAATAGCATTCAACAAATATAATGTACTGATTCTCAATAAAGAAGCTTGAAAACAAATCTTAAAGGACTCAGACCAAGCTCTCACATTAGAATCTCTTTGTGCACCAAGCCATTATACACCCCAAAGTTCCAGCGGCCACGTCAATTGCACCATCAATGTTATGCAATGTGATTGGCAATGTAAAGAATGGGTTGTACGGGACCTCAAACATAGGAAAAAGAAATCGTTCACTTAACTCCCATAATAAGCCGCCAACAAGTAGGAATCCAAGTAGTCGGATTAGTAGGTCTGTGTAATGCAGGCTTTCTTCATCGAACTTGCTCATTAGATGCTTATCCAAGCCCATAACGTTTGCTAACTTGCTTGCGGATTCTGACAATACGAAGCCGAATAGAAAGTGTTCAGGTATGTCAAGCTCCGGAAAAATTCGGTTTAGAAAGAGAAAATCTATAAAGACAATTGCCAAAAGCAGAAAGCCTGGTAAAACCACCCTTTTATCAAGCAAAACCGCTTTAATCATCATCCAAAATTTTTCTTTCCATCATCCTCATCTTTCTTTTTAATCTGTAACATTTTTTTGCATATCTTTTAGATTATCGTAGTTCAAGAATTTATACTCGAGGCGTTCTTAAAAATGGTGACAAGGGGCTTTTTCTTGTCTGATTGTTAAGTACAGATGGATGTCGCACATGTCTTGGATATTAAGTTCAGATCTAATTTGTGACAGAGCTTTGAACTTTAGGAAGGCTTATTCTTAGGTCGCAGACATCACCCATAGAATCTGGTGGTGAACTTCTGAATTTACGTTATTTTTATAGGCGAGTAGCCTCTCCTTTTCGAGTAAGGCGTACAAAAATGAGTATTTCCCACTCCAATCCACAATCGTGGAGACAGCAATTTATGCTATACAAACTTGCTGAGATAGGAGCTTACCACAGAACTGTGAAGGTCTCTACCCAACATATGGCGGAAAAGGTCGGGATTTCCCAACAGACAGCCTCTCGCCACCTAATAGAACTCGATAACCTAGGCTGGATCAACCGGTCAATCACGCCTGAAGGTTGCCTAATTAGGCTGACCGATTTGGGGAAGGCGCAGTTGAATAATCTACACTCGAAGTTGAAAGTCATTGTAGAAGCTGCTCATCCTCTTTCAGTAACACTCGAAGGGGTGGTGTTTAGCGGTCTAGGCGAAGGTGCCTACTACATCAGGCAGGATGGCTACAAGAAGCAGTTCATTGAAAAACTTGGATTTGCCCCGTATCCCGGTACTTTAAACGTTAGACTAACCTCCGACTATGACATGAAAACCAGACAGGAGTTAGAAGGCTACCCAGCTGTGGAAATTAAAGGCTTCGAAGATGAGTCGCGGACCTTTGGCCCAGTCAAATGTTACCCAACTCTTATAAATAACAAGGCGAAAGGCGCCTTAATATTTGCCCTTCGAACCCACTACGACTCATCTGTGCTGGAAATTATTGCGCCTCAATACTTACGTAATCAGCTTAAAATCAAGGACGGCCAGAAGGTGAAGTTTGAAGTCTTCACGATGCCCTAATAGCCCATTCTATGAGCCAAATAGATTTTCCGACTTTTCGCTAGGTAATATCCAATTCCTAATCCTGCAACAAGTCCGCCAAAATGAGCGAATACGTTTGTGCTTGTGGACATAGTAATGATGAGGAACATGAAGACGAAAACCAGAGCGCTCACTATAGAGCGTTCAACCATCTTTCTCATATATATTATGACAGCGCCGAATAAGCCAAAGATGGCGCCAGACGCTCCAGCAGATATAGTTAATGGAGGCAAAAGTAAGCTTAGAAGGTTACCTGCAAGTCCAGACATCAAATAAACAAGATAGTATTCAGTGTCAGTGAAAAGTTCTTCCGCTCTTAACCCGAATATCAACAAAAAGAACATGTTGCTGAAAATGTGAACTATGCTTACGTGGACGAACATGGATGTAATTAGCTGCCACCACCAACCATAATGGAGAACTGCATAATTGTATTGACCATATATCGCCAAGACATTGCTTGAAGCGCGAATAAAGTCATTTCCTATTAGAGACGTATAAATGTAAACTGCCACGTTGACAGCTACCAAGATGAACGTTGGCGAAAACCTACAAGTCGTACTTCTCAATCAAACGCCTTCTTTATTCCTAGTTCTAAATGCGCAAGTACGTAATGAAGTCTTTTATTTATCAAAGGCAAATAAGAAGCGGTCTACAATGAAGGTTTTCATTTCAGCGGACATGGAAGGAATTTCAGGTATAACACATGCCGAACATGTACTCCGAAGCGGAAAAGAGCATGAACGTGCCCGAAAACTTATGACCGAGGAAGTAAACGCCGCTGTCGAAGGCGCTTTTGAAGCAGGAGCCAGAAAGATAGTAGTCAACGATTCTCACGGCACTATGAAAAATATAATCCCAGAAGAACTCCATGAAAACGCAGAACTCATAACTGGCTCACCTAAACCCATGTTTATGATGGAAGGCCTCGACGCGTCGTTCAACGCTATATTTTTCATAGGCTATCATGGAATGCGAGGCGCCTATCCAAGCATTCTTGAACATACATACAGCAGCCGGGTAGTATACAACATATCCATAAATGATAGACTAATGGGCGAAACTGGCATCAATGCTGCAATAGCAGGGTATTATGGTGTGCCCATTGCGCTAGTCACTGGAGACCAAAAACTGATAGAAGAAGCACACACATTCCTCGGAAAAGTTGAGACTGTAGTTGTCAAGAAAGCTGTGGGAAGAACCGCTGCCCGTTGTCTCAGTCCAGTCAAAGCTAGACAGCTAATAAAGAAAGGCGCGATTAAAGCTTTGAAACAAATTGGCAACCTCACACTTTTCAAGATAAAGCCGCCGATAAATCTTGAAGTTGCATTCATCAATCCGGGAATGGCTGAAATGGCAGCCTTAGTGCCAGGTTCAAAGCATATCAATGGCAGAACTATCTCTTTTAGCTCAGAAGATATGATAGAAGTTTACAAGGCTTTTCTGGCGATGATTACGCTGGCTGGAACAACAGTCTAGGACCTACGTTTGTACAGTTGGATTATTTTTCTCTTGATTTCAGAGCTGCTATTAAGCTCGTCTTCACTGAACTTCCCAATTTTTACAACCTTTATTTCAAGGCCTTTATTCACAATAGCCTTTCTCACAATTTCTCCAATACCTTTCTGGTCATGTCCCAAAGCGATAATGTCTGGCTTTATCTTTTCAACAACCTTGTCTATGCTAAATTTTTCGTACCCTAGAATCGCTTCATCCACAACCTCTAAGGATTCCACCAACGCTCGACGTTGGTTCTCAGACATTACTGGTTTCTCGCCTTTCCTATTTTTTACAGTCTTGTCTCTTGCAACAATGACAATTAGCTCCACGTTTTTTCCACCCATCTTTTTTGCTTCTTCTAAGAACTTAACATGCCCAAGATGAAGCAAGTCGAACACGCCTGCCGTTAGAACTATAGGGCGCTTCTTTTCTACTTGTTTTCTATTGGCCATTGAAACTCCACCATTTCTAGTAATTTTAACGCTTCGAGCAAGCCTTCACAATACGCCACCGAGGCGAGAGCGGTCTCAAATCTTTTTTGGTCACGATAATATAGCGCATCCTCCAAGTATCTCTTCGCATAATCCAAAACCTTTTCGCCCCCTCCTTTATGGAAACTTCCTTCTTTTATTTGTTTGAAAACTTGCTGAGTGTTTCTTAAATATTTTTCAACTAACCCTTCAATAGTCATTTAATCAGCTTCTTTACGCTTTCAGGTGCATTTGTGAGCTCAATGAGAGCTTCTGCCTCTACAAAATGAAGTTTTCCTGGGAAAACGAGTG
Proteins encoded in this region:
- a CDS encoding M55 family metallopeptidase, with translation MKVFISADMEGISGITHAEHVLRSGKEHERARKLMTEEVNAAVEGAFEAGARKIVVNDSHGTMKNIIPEELHENAELITGSPKPMFMMEGLDASFNAIFFIGYHGMRGAYPSILEHTYSSRVVYNISINDRLMGETGINAAIAGYYGVPIALVTGDQKLIEEAHTFLGKVETVVVKKAVGRTAARCLSPVKARQLIKKGAIKALKQIGNLTLFKIKPPINLEVAFINPGMAEMAALVPGSKHINGRTISFSSEDMIEVYKAFLAMITLAGTTV
- a CDS encoding DUF3795 domain-containing protein, yielding MVNTGLVGRCGLYCGACEIYRAHKDGGKYRQRVAAFLKCPPEKVRCEGCQVLTPECWGNDCKILQCLNAKGFKFCYECLNYKEHDCEKFERFSEAYLKEDGVDLRANLSRIEAGEVEDWQKKSKEKFRCPYCGKPLSFGAFRKKCYHCGRDLHIRT
- a CDS encoding DUF120 domain-containing protein encodes the protein MLYKLAEIGAYHRTVKVSTQHMAEKVGISQQTASRHLIELDNLGWINRSITPEGCLIRLTDLGKAQLNNLHSKLKVIVEAAHPLSVTLEGVVFSGLGEGAYYIRQDGYKKQFIEKLGFAPYPGTLNVRLTSDYDMKTRQELEGYPAVEIKGFEDESRTFGPVKCYPTLINNKAKGALIFALRTHYDSSVLEIIAPQYLRNQLKIKDGQKVKFEVFTMP
- a CDS encoding rhomboid family intramembrane serine protease; amino-acid sequence: MRSTTCRFSPTFILVAVNVAVYIYTSLIGNDFIRASSNVLAIYGQYNYAVLHYGWWWQLITSMFVHVSIVHIFSNMFFLLIFGLRAEELFTDTEYYLVYLMSGLAGNLLSLLLPPLTISAGASGAIFGLFGAVIIYMRKMVERSIVSALVFVFMFLIITMSTSTNVFAHFGGLVAGLGIGYYLAKSRKIYLAHRMGY
- a CDS encoding FAD synthase, whose protein sequence is MANRKQVEKKRPIVLTAGVFDLLHLGHVKFLEEAKKMGGKNVELIVIVARDKTVKNRKGEKPVMSENQRRALVESLEVVDEAILGYEKFSIDKVVEKIKPDIIALGHDQKGIGEIVRKAIVNKGLEIKVVKIGKFSEDELNSSSEIKRKIIQLYKRRS
- a CDS encoding DUF357 domain-containing protein, translating into MTIEGLVEKYLRNTQQVFKQIKEGSFHKGGGEKVLDYAKRYLEDALYYRDQKRFETALASVAYCEGLLEALKLLEMVEFQWPIENK